A single Microbacterium protaetiae DNA region contains:
- a CDS encoding PP2C family protein-serine/threonine phosphatase — MPDERTRVHTVVLPDATVEVSWAAATDVGRRREVNQDAVLAEFPLFIVADGMGGHIGGEIASTSTVGRLRPVAESGTVTPKALEKALGRAVKDIAAHPEATDDGTGTTVTGVYFDGAAADPHWVTLNIGDSRVYLLRDGEIVQITTDHSVVQELIAAGRLSPEEAENHPYGNVITRAVGPSDSVKPDYVRLDLVDGDRFVICSDGLTKELTDYGIQHFLGEHADPGEAVDAMMQAALENGGRDNVTIVVIDVAVHSASDTDSSPDAD, encoded by the coding sequence GTGCCCGACGAGCGCACCCGAGTTCACACGGTGGTGCTGCCCGATGCGACCGTCGAGGTCTCGTGGGCGGCGGCGACCGATGTCGGCCGTCGTCGCGAGGTGAATCAAGACGCGGTGCTCGCCGAGTTCCCGCTGTTCATCGTGGCCGACGGCATGGGCGGGCACATCGGCGGCGAGATCGCCTCGACGAGCACCGTCGGCCGGCTGCGTCCGGTCGCCGAGTCGGGCACCGTCACGCCCAAGGCGCTGGAGAAGGCACTGGGCCGGGCGGTCAAAGACATCGCCGCCCACCCCGAGGCCACCGACGACGGCACCGGCACGACGGTGACCGGGGTGTATTTCGACGGCGCCGCGGCCGACCCGCACTGGGTGACGCTGAACATCGGCGATTCGCGGGTCTACCTGCTGCGCGACGGCGAGATCGTGCAGATCACCACCGATCATTCGGTGGTCCAAGAGCTCATCGCCGCCGGTCGGCTCAGCCCCGAAGAAGCCGAGAACCACCCGTACGGCAACGTCATCACCCGCGCCGTCGGGCCCAGTGACAGCGTCAAGCCCGACTATGTGCGCCTCGACCTGGTCGACGGCGATCGGTTCGTGATCTGCTCCGACGGCCTGACCAAGGAACTCACCGACTACGGCATCCAGCACTTCCTCGGTGAGCACGCCGACCCGGGTGAAGCGGTCGATGCGATGATGCAGGCGGCGCTGGAGAACGGCGGCCGCGACAACGTCACTATCGTCGTCATCGACGTTGCGGTGCACTCTGCGTCAGATACCGACTCCTCCCCAGACGCAGACTGA
- a CDS encoding ABC transporter ATP-binding protein: MSENKSTQATAPRGPAPRGPMGRGGMGAPAQKAQNFGPSAKRLLGMLRPDAVGLVAVVIMGALSVALNVVGPKLLGQATNVVVAGFVSLQFKDVPAGVTKAQIIEQLRASGQDQTADLLRTMDFVPGAGIDFGHLAWIIGAVLTVYIVSAVFMWIQGRILNVVVQRAMHRIRMLVEEKVHRLPLSYYDRMQRGELLSRVTNDVDNIGQTLQQSMSQVVIALLTVVGVLIMMFSISWVLAVIALAAIPITILITVLVARRSQKLFIAQWAATGVLNARIEETFSGHAIVKVYGHQRDVQEKFSGENDAVYRASFGAQFVSGLIMPAMMFIGNLVYVAIAVVGGIRIASGLISVGDVQAFIQYSRQFTQPLSQLGSVANLLQSGVASAERVFELLDEDEETPDADPAQTVPADAGHLAFDDVAFQYLPDKPLISDLSLSAEPGSTVAIVGPTGAGKTTLVNLIMRFYDVDSGRIVLDGVDTRTMTRADLRARTGMVLQDTWLFAGTIRENIAYGRPSASEEEILDAATAAYVDRFVHALPDGYDTVLDDEATNLSVGERQLVTIARAFLADPRILILDEATSSVDTRTELLIQRAMSRLRTDRTSFVIAHRLSTIRDADLILVMEDGHIVEQGAHDQLLAARGAYWRLYNAQFEAPVLDTGVEPVN; encoded by the coding sequence ATGAGCGAGAACAAGAGCACGCAGGCCACGGCTCCGCGCGGGCCCGCGCCGCGCGGTCCGATGGGTCGTGGCGGCATGGGCGCTCCTGCGCAGAAGGCGCAGAACTTCGGCCCCAGCGCCAAGCGCCTGCTCGGGATGCTGCGGCCCGATGCCGTGGGACTGGTGGCCGTCGTCATCATGGGCGCGCTCAGCGTCGCGCTCAACGTCGTGGGCCCGAAGCTTTTGGGTCAGGCCACCAACGTGGTGGTCGCCGGCTTCGTGTCGCTGCAGTTCAAGGATGTGCCGGCCGGGGTCACCAAGGCGCAGATCATCGAGCAGCTGCGCGCGTCAGGCCAGGACCAGACCGCCGACCTGCTGCGCACGATGGATTTCGTTCCCGGTGCCGGCATCGACTTCGGCCATCTCGCGTGGATCATCGGCGCGGTGCTGACCGTCTACATCGTCTCGGCCGTTTTCATGTGGATCCAGGGCCGCATCCTCAACGTCGTCGTACAGCGGGCCATGCACCGCATCCGCATGCTCGTGGAGGAGAAGGTGCACCGCCTGCCGCTGTCGTACTACGACCGCATGCAGCGCGGTGAACTTCTCAGCCGCGTCACCAACGATGTCGACAACATCGGGCAGACCCTGCAGCAGAGCATGTCGCAGGTGGTCATAGCGCTGCTGACGGTGGTCGGCGTGCTCATCATGATGTTCTCGATCTCGTGGGTGTTGGCGGTCATAGCCCTGGCGGCCATCCCGATCACCATCCTCATCACGGTGCTGGTCGCCCGCCGCTCGCAGAAGCTCTTCATCGCGCAGTGGGCCGCCACCGGCGTGCTCAACGCCCGCATTGAAGAGACCTTCTCGGGTCACGCGATCGTCAAGGTGTACGGCCACCAGCGTGATGTGCAGGAGAAGTTCAGCGGCGAGAACGACGCGGTGTACCGGGCCAGCTTCGGCGCGCAGTTCGTGTCGGGTCTGATCATGCCGGCGATGATGTTCATCGGAAACCTCGTGTACGTCGCCATCGCCGTGGTCGGCGGCATCCGCATCGCCAGCGGCCTCATTTCGGTGGGCGACGTGCAGGCCTTCATCCAGTACTCGCGGCAGTTCACGCAGCCGCTCAGTCAGCTGGGCTCGGTGGCCAACCTGCTGCAGTCGGGGGTGGCCAGCGCCGAGCGCGTGTTCGAACTGCTCGACGAAGACGAAGAGACGCCCGACGCCGATCCGGCGCAGACGGTGCCCGCCGATGCCGGTCATCTGGCGTTCGACGACGTCGCATTCCAGTACCTGCCCGACAAGCCGCTGATCTCCGATCTGAGCCTGAGCGCCGAACCGGGCAGCACCGTCGCGATCGTGGGACCCACCGGGGCCGGCAAGACGACGCTGGTGAACCTCATCATGCGGTTCTACGACGTCGACAGCGGACGCATCGTGCTCGACGGCGTCGACACCCGCACGATGACCCGCGCCGACCTGCGGGCGCGCACCGGCATGGTGTTGCAAGACACCTGGCTGTTCGCCGGCACTATCCGCGAGAACATCGCGTACGGTCGCCCCTCGGCCTCCGAAGAAGAAATCCTGGATGCCGCGACCGCGGCCTACGTCGATCGCTTTGTGCACGCGCTGCCCGACGGGTATGACACCGTGCTCGACGACGAGGCCACGAACCTGTCGGTGGGCGAGCGGCAGCTTGTCACCATCGCTCGCGCGTTCCTGGCCGACCCCCGCATCCTGATCCTCGACGAGGCCACCAGCTCGGTCGACACCCGCACCGAGCTGCTCATCCAGCGGGCCATGTCGCGCCTGCGCACCGACCGCACCTCGTTCGTCATCGCGCACCGACTCTCGACCATTCGCGATGCCGACCTGATCCTGGTGATGGAGGACGGGCACATCGTCGAGCAGGGCGCGCACGACCAGCTGCTGGCTGCGCGCGGCGCTTACTGGCGGTTGTACAACGCGCAGTTCGAGGCACCCGTACTGGACACGGGCGTCGAACCGGTCAATTAG
- a CDS encoding FtsK/SpoIIIE domain-containing protein translates to MTDVLDVADVLRLPDAPPPVRRSAIPLVASLVPVLAAVGLWLVTGTVTMLWFAALGPLIALASVADGARAARRQRRLAARDAERSRRRVRSAVAVRHDAERERLWAQTPDMRGLVVPDDDIDPVWRGQGSRDERLVVGRGRRASTVRVEGGRADAASAAVRDEASTLDDAPITVPLRGGVAVVGPEPLARAVVRALVLQACLALPPDRLRLGADPVAVDDPDGAWLRALPHVGTDAATTLVLDAREAGDAAIVRVSAGADVPPRCAAVLTLTGVDRARLAHDGTVTEVQIEGVSREQAVALAERLRERARASFGAAGPGEVVALADIVDRSPAGAGLDVVVGTARGGAFRLDLAADGPHALVAGITGSGKSELLTTWITALCTRFAPDRVVFLLADFKGGTAFDALAALPHVTGVITDLDAGGAARALASLRAELRRREAEIVRAGARDITGTQLPRLVIVVDEFAALAAAHPDLVDLFTDIAARGRALGMHLILGTQRAAGVFRESLLANCPLRISLRVADAADSRALIGGDEAAALSGAPDQRGIALIRRAVDVAARPVRIALASSQLVDEAARAAVGAPPRRPWLPALPERLALADVGRRGDGRPDADVAHRTENALHADNGHRAENALRADGRRRADAGRRAENALRAENDLRADDVVLGIADEPEHQRQPPVMLTGRGLGVIGRAGSGRTSVLATIAAQDPTAQWIGSDPEAAWDRALALESGGTAATVLLDDVDALLARYPIDYAQAFADRLERIIHTGQGRVILSLQRMAGPAGRLVELLPQRALLATTTRTDFAAAGGVPHDWHESLPPGRGILDGRLVQFALPPTIPSISVTGPRPWRPCVPLTAAIAPAGAVQRHVAAVAAAAGSRVLTIDKAGTAADTPDDVPVVVVGDGEQWQRAWRLLQTIRADGEIVVDAASAADYRLLTGDRALPPYCVPGRDRAWLLRADGSVQRVVLTADHL, encoded by the coding sequence ATGACCGACGTTCTCGATGTCGCCGATGTGCTGCGACTGCCCGATGCGCCGCCCCCGGTGCGCCGCAGTGCGATTCCCCTGGTGGCCTCGCTGGTTCCCGTGCTGGCCGCGGTCGGGCTGTGGCTGGTCACGGGCACGGTCACGATGCTGTGGTTCGCCGCTCTCGGCCCACTCATCGCGCTCGCCTCGGTCGCCGACGGTGCTCGGGCAGCTCGCCGCCAGCGGCGTCTTGCCGCCCGCGACGCCGAGCGCAGCCGGCGCCGGGTGCGCTCAGCGGTGGCGGTGCGACACGATGCCGAGCGCGAGCGGCTGTGGGCGCAGACGCCCGATATGCGTGGGCTGGTCGTGCCTGACGATGATATCGACCCGGTCTGGCGGGGGCAGGGCTCACGCGACGAGCGCCTGGTCGTGGGCCGCGGCCGGCGCGCCAGTACCGTGCGCGTCGAAGGCGGGCGGGCCGATGCCGCCTCCGCGGCCGTTCGAGACGAGGCATCCACTCTCGACGACGCCCCGATCACGGTGCCGCTGCGCGGCGGCGTCGCTGTCGTGGGGCCCGAGCCACTGGCCCGGGCCGTCGTGCGCGCCCTCGTGCTGCAGGCCTGCCTCGCGTTGCCGCCCGACCGGCTGCGGCTCGGTGCCGATCCGGTCGCCGTCGACGATCCCGATGGGGCGTGGCTGCGGGCGTTGCCGCACGTCGGCACCGACGCAGCCACAACCCTGGTGCTGGATGCGCGAGAGGCCGGTGACGCGGCGATCGTTCGGGTCTCGGCGGGCGCCGACGTGCCCCCGCGCTGCGCTGCGGTGCTCACTCTCACCGGCGTCGACCGTGCCCGTCTCGCACACGACGGCACGGTCACCGAGGTGCAGATCGAGGGCGTCTCGCGCGAGCAGGCGGTCGCGCTCGCTGAGCGGCTGCGCGAGCGGGCACGGGCGAGCTTCGGTGCGGCAGGCCCGGGCGAGGTCGTCGCGCTCGCCGACATCGTCGACCGCAGCCCGGCCGGCGCCGGCCTCGATGTCGTCGTCGGCACGGCCCGCGGGGGAGCGTTCCGGCTCGACCTCGCAGCCGACGGGCCGCATGCATTGGTGGCGGGGATCACCGGATCGGGCAAGAGCGAACTTCTCACCACCTGGATCACGGCACTGTGCACACGCTTCGCACCCGACCGGGTGGTGTTCCTGCTCGCCGATTTCAAGGGCGGCACGGCGTTCGACGCGCTGGCAGCGCTGCCGCACGTGACAGGCGTGATCACCGACCTCGACGCGGGCGGCGCCGCGCGCGCACTGGCGAGCTTGCGCGCCGAGCTGCGTCGCCGCGAAGCCGAGATCGTGCGTGCCGGTGCGCGCGACATCACCGGCACGCAGCTGCCCCGTCTGGTGATCGTCGTCGACGAGTTCGCGGCGCTTGCCGCCGCCCATCCCGACCTCGTCGACCTCTTCACCGACATCGCCGCGCGCGGGCGGGCACTGGGCATGCACCTGATTCTGGGCACCCAGCGCGCCGCCGGGGTGTTCCGCGAGTCGTTGCTGGCCAACTGTCCGCTGCGCATCAGCCTGCGCGTGGCCGACGCCGCCGACAGCCGCGCTCTCATCGGCGGCGACGAGGCGGCGGCGCTGTCGGGCGCACCCGATCAACGTGGAATCGCGCTGATCCGCCGGGCGGTGGATGTCGCGGCCCGGCCGGTGCGCATAGCTCTCGCTTCTTCGCAGCTGGTCGACGAGGCGGCGCGGGCCGCGGTGGGTGCGCCGCCGCGGCGACCCTGGCTGCCCGCGCTGCCCGAGCGCCTTGCGCTCGCCGACGTCGGCCGCCGCGGCGACGGGCGCCCGGACGCCGACGTCGCCCACCGTACCGAGAATGCCCTGCACGCCGACAACGGCCATCGCGCCGAGAATGCCCTGCGCGCCGACGGGCGCCGGCGCGCCGACGCCGGCCGCCGCGCCGAGAATGCCCTGCGCGCCGAGAATGACCTGCGCGCCGACGACGTCGTGCTCGGCATCGCCGACGAACCCGAGCATCAGCGGCAGCCCCCGGTCATGCTCACCGGCCGCGGACTGGGCGTGATCGGCCGCGCAGGTTCGGGCCGTACCAGCGTGCTGGCCACGATCGCCGCGCAGGATCCCACCGCGCAGTGGATAGGCTCCGACCCTGAGGCGGCGTGGGACCGCGCCCTCGCGCTGGAGTCCGGCGGCACCGCCGCGACGGTTCTTCTCGACGACGTCGATGCGCTCCTCGCGCGCTATCCGATCGACTACGCGCAGGCGTTCGCTGACCGCCTCGAGCGCATCATCCACACCGGGCAGGGGCGCGTCATCCTCAGCCTGCAGCGCATGGCCGGGCCCGCCGGCCGGCTCGTCGAGCTGCTGCCGCAGCGCGCGCTGCTGGCGACGACGACCCGCACCGACTTCGCCGCCGCGGGCGGGGTGCCGCACGACTGGCACGAGAGCCTGCCGCCGGGCCGCGGCATCCTCGACGGCCGGCTCGTGCAGTTCGCGCTGCCGCCGACGATCCCCTCGATATCGGTGACCGGGCCCCGCCCGTGGCGACCGTGTGTGCCCCTCACGGCCGCCATCGCGCCGGCCGGGGCCGTGCAGCGTCACGTCGCCGCGGTCGCCGCCGCAGCGGGCAGCCGGGTGCTGACGATCGACAAAGCCGGCACGGCAGCAGACACGCCCGATGACGTGCCGGTGGTCGTGGTCGGCGACGGCGAGCAGTGGCAGCGCGCCTGGCGGCTGCTGCAGACGATTCGCGCCGACGGCGAGATCGTCGTGGATGCCGCCTCCGCCGCCGACTACCGGCTGCTCACCGGCGACCGCGCCCTGCCGCCGTACTGCGTGCCGGGCCGCGACCGGGCGTGGCTGCTGCGCGCCGACGGCAGTGTGCAGCGGGTCGTGCTAACCGCCGACCACCTCTGA
- a CDS encoding OsmC family protein has protein sequence MFGEHHYRVHADWNGNRGAGTTGYRDYDRLVTLRIPGKPDLAASSDKPFRGDPSRWNPEDLLLAALSECHLLSYLHACVGAGVVVTSYEDDATGVMTEDGKGGGAFTEVVLRPRVTVAAASMIEPARAAHHQAHEWCFIANSVNFPVRVQPEVIDVRAEEPA, from the coding sequence ATGTTCGGCGAACACCACTACCGTGTGCACGCGGACTGGAACGGCAACCGCGGCGCCGGAACCACCGGATACCGCGACTACGACCGGCTGGTCACCCTGCGCATTCCCGGCAAGCCCGACCTGGCCGCCTCATCCGACAAGCCGTTCCGTGGCGATCCGTCGCGGTGGAATCCCGAAGACCTGCTGCTGGCCGCCCTCAGCGAATGTCACCTGCTGTCGTATCTGCATGCCTGCGTGGGCGCCGGCGTCGTGGTCACCTCGTACGAAGACGACGCGACCGGGGTGATGACCGAAGACGGCAAGGGCGGGGGAGCTTTCACCGAGGTCGTGCTGCGCCCGCGAGTGACGGTGGCTGCGGCATCCATGATCGAACCGGCCCGAGCCGCGCACCACCAGGCCCATGAGTGGTGTTTCATCGCGAACTCGGTGAACTTTCCGGTGCGGGTGCAGCCGGAGGTCATCGACGTTCGTGCGGAAGAACCTGCCTGA
- a CDS encoding lysophospholipid acyltransferase family protein: protein MTEPETTEPDSSTPPSPSRVRFAYALGRFLLTPLARGLYRPRITGRENVPLTGPVIFASNHLSFIDSIAIPVAAPRNVRFLAKATYFEGTGLAKRLSRTFFTALGASPVRRGAGQAALEALEQQKQLLEAGEAIALYPEGTRSLDGRLYKGRTGVAFLALQTGAPVIPVGLIGTDKVMPVGAKIPHLLPRATIKFGTPIDVSAHGPASSGRARRLATDEIMAAIHELSGQELAHSYNEVPAQTPIERIRQVLPHERR, encoded by the coding sequence GTGACAGAACCGGAGACGACCGAACCCGACTCCTCGACCCCTCCGTCGCCCAGCCGCGTCCGGTTCGCCTACGCCCTCGGCCGCTTTCTGCTGACGCCGCTGGCGCGCGGTCTCTACCGGCCGCGCATCACGGGGCGCGAGAACGTCCCCCTCACCGGCCCGGTCATCTTCGCCAGCAACCATCTGTCATTCATCGACTCGATAGCCATCCCGGTCGCTGCTCCCCGCAATGTGCGCTTTCTCGCGAAGGCGACGTACTTCGAGGGCACCGGGCTGGCCAAACGGCTGAGCCGTACCTTCTTCACCGCGCTGGGCGCCAGCCCCGTGCGCCGCGGCGCCGGGCAGGCGGCCCTGGAGGCACTCGAGCAGCAGAAGCAGCTGCTCGAGGCCGGCGAGGCGATCGCGCTGTATCCCGAGGGAACCCGCTCGCTCGACGGACGTCTGTACAAGGGGCGCACCGGCGTCGCCTTCCTGGCCCTGCAGACCGGCGCGCCCGTGATCCCGGTCGGCCTGATCGGCACCGACAAGGTGATGCCGGTGGGCGCGAAGATCCCGCACCTGCTGCCCCGCGCGACGATCAAATTCGGCACCCCCATCGACGTGAGCGCGCACGGTCCCGCCTCGTCGGGCCGCGCCCGGCGCCTGGCCACCGATGAAATCATGGCCGCCATCCACGAACTCAGCGGGCAGGAACTCGCGCACTCCTACAACGAGGTGCCGGCGCAGACGCCCATCGAGCGCATCAGGCAGGTTCTTCCGCACGAACGTCGATGA
- the ald gene encoding alanine dehydrogenase has translation MRISVPTEVKNNEFRVALTPAGVHDLVGAGHEVFVQRGAGEGSSMPDAEYADAGATLLDDAAEVWARAELVLKVKEPIASEYGYFRDDLVLFTYLHLAADRPLTERLIADRMTAIAYETVQLASGSLPLLAPMSEVAGRLAPMVGAHTLMRSSGGRGLLMSGVPGTRPARVTVIGGGVAGANSAVIAAGMGADVTVFDTNVARLRMLDDHFQGRVKTAASNPLDLDRAVVDSDLVIGSVLIPGSKAPKLVTNDMVARMRPGSVLVDIAVDQGGCFADTHPTTHDDPTFAVHDTVFYCVANMPGAVPNTSTSALTNATLPYIRQLAARGWREALGADAALAAGLNTVDGRVVNAGVATAHGFELAPLSEVVGG, from the coding sequence ATGCGCATCAGCGTGCCCACCGAGGTGAAGAACAACGAATTCCGAGTGGCTCTGACCCCCGCCGGCGTGCACGATCTCGTCGGCGCCGGCCACGAGGTGTTCGTGCAGCGCGGCGCCGGCGAAGGGTCGTCGATGCCCGACGCCGAATACGCCGACGCCGGAGCCACTCTGCTCGACGATGCCGCCGAGGTCTGGGCGCGCGCCGAGCTGGTGCTCAAGGTGAAGGAACCCATCGCAAGCGAGTACGGATACTTCCGCGACGATCTCGTGCTTTTCACCTACCTGCATCTGGCGGCCGATCGGCCTCTCACCGAGCGTCTGATCGCCGACCGGATGACCGCCATCGCGTACGAGACCGTGCAGCTCGCGTCGGGAAGCCTGCCGCTGCTGGCACCGATGAGTGAGGTGGCCGGGCGCCTCGCGCCGATGGTGGGCGCGCACACCCTGATGCGCTCGTCGGGCGGTCGTGGCCTGCTCATGTCGGGGGTGCCCGGCACCCGGCCGGCACGGGTGACCGTCATCGGCGGCGGGGTGGCGGGGGCGAACTCGGCGGTCATAGCGGCGGGGATGGGCGCCGATGTCACGGTGTTCGACACCAACGTGGCGCGGCTGCGGATGCTCGACGACCACTTTCAGGGGCGCGTGAAGACCGCGGCATCCAACCCCCTCGACCTCGATCGGGCCGTCGTCGACAGCGATCTGGTGATCGGCTCGGTGCTGATCCCCGGCTCGAAGGCGCCCAAGCTCGTCACGAACGACATGGTCGCGCGCATGCGGCCCGGTTCGGTGCTCGTGGACATCGCGGTGGATCAGGGGGGATGCTTCGCCGACACCCACCCCACCACGCACGACGATCCCACCTTCGCGGTGCACGACACCGTGTTCTACTGCGTGGCGAACATGCCCGGGGCCGTGCCCAACACCTCGACCTCGGCGCTGACCAACGCGACGCTGCCCTACATCCGGCAGCTCGCCGCGCGCGGCTGGCGCGAGGCGCTGGGCGCGGATGCGGCCCTGGCCGCCGGGCTGAACACCGTGGATGGCCGGGTGGTCAACGCCGGGGTCGCCACCGCGCACGGGTTCGAACTCGCACCGCTGTCAGAGGTGGTCGGCGGTTAG
- a CDS encoding FKBP-type peptidyl-prolyl cis-trans isomerase, producing MRNRPIIALSVVALAALSLVGCSSQPKADATPTSTAAPDLCTAQVASGTSSDAVKVTGEVGKEAKVSFDTPLEITDLQSTVVKKGDGDKISSGDFIQFALTEFNAESGDKNGAIGQTEGSLLPQQVSATSTLGQVLGCASVGSRVVATMPGDEDYPATVDVLDVLKVVPTAAWGTAQEPKAGFPTVKLASDGTPSVTLPSGDMPTKFAKETLKKGDGVKVAEGDAVLVQYYGVSWNSKKTFDKSWGSTPFTVQQVGTGVVDGFSKAIEGETVGSQVVAVLPPSSAYGEGEINDDDLTGQTLVFVIDIIGVQKAS from the coding sequence GTGCGTAACCGCCCCATCATCGCCCTGTCCGTCGTCGCGCTGGCTGCGCTGTCGCTGGTCGGCTGTTCGTCGCAGCCGAAGGCCGACGCCACGCCGACGAGCACGGCTGCCCCCGACCTATGCACGGCGCAGGTGGCCTCGGGCACGTCGTCTGACGCGGTGAAGGTGACCGGCGAGGTCGGCAAAGAGGCCAAGGTCAGCTTCGACACTCCGCTTGAGATCACCGACCTGCAGAGCACAGTGGTCAAGAAGGGTGACGGCGACAAGATCAGCTCTGGCGATTTCATCCAGTTCGCCCTGACCGAGTTCAACGCCGAAAGCGGCGACAAGAACGGCGCGATCGGCCAGACCGAAGGCAGCCTTCTGCCCCAGCAGGTCTCGGCCACCAGCACCCTCGGCCAGGTACTCGGCTGCGCCTCGGTGGGCAGCCGCGTCGTGGCGACCATGCCCGGCGACGAGGACTACCCGGCCACCGTCGATGTGCTCGACGTGCTCAAGGTCGTCCCGACAGCCGCCTGGGGTACGGCGCAAGAGCCCAAGGCCGGCTTCCCCACCGTCAAGCTGGCCTCCGACGGCACCCCGTCGGTCACGCTTCCCAGCGGCGACATGCCGACGAAGTTCGCGAAGGAGACCCTGAAGAAGGGCGACGGCGTGAAGGTCGCAGAGGGTGACGCCGTGCTCGTGCAGTACTACGGCGTGTCGTGGAACTCAAAGAAGACCTTCGACAAGAGCTGGGGCAGCACGCCCTTCACCGTGCAGCAGGTGGGCACGGGCGTCGTTGACGGCTTCAGCAAGGCGATCGAAGGCGAGACCGTCGGCTCACAGGTCGTGGCTGTACTGCCGCCGTCGTCGGCCTACGGCGAGGGCGAGATCAACGATGACGACCTGACCGGTCAGACGCTGGTGTTCGTCATCGACATCATCGGCGTGCAGAAGGCGTCGTAG
- a CDS encoding asparaginase yields the protein MSQTFAAAAAVELAVVERSGFIESRHTGSAIVLGADGEVLREYGDTSSPILPRSTLKPIQALAAVAAGADLAGPHLAVATASHTGTDRHVGLVRDILASAELGEDDLGCPAAWPQDAATRDELVRDGAQPARIRMNCSGKHAAMLLACRRAGWDTASYLDPQHPLQVQIRELVERLTGARVAATAIDGCGAPVHAVSLAGLAKAMHRIATSSSASPFALHRNAGALVQAVRENPWVIAGPGRPDTIVIERLGVFSKGGAEGVHVMSAPDGTTVALKMLDGSSRATAAVSLRLLQLAGALDPTDVSETLSQLPLAVTGGGQDVGTIRAAF from the coding sequence GTGTCGCAGACCTTCGCCGCCGCCGCAGCCGTCGAGCTGGCCGTGGTCGAACGCAGCGGCTTCATCGAGTCGCGCCACACCGGGTCGGCCATTGTGCTCGGCGCCGACGGCGAGGTGCTGCGTGAGTATGGCGACACGAGTTCACCGATCCTGCCGCGTTCGACGCTGAAGCCGATCCAGGCGCTGGCGGCCGTCGCCGCCGGTGCCGATCTTGCCGGGCCACACCTGGCGGTGGCCACCGCCAGCCACACCGGCACCGACCGGCACGTGGGGCTCGTGCGCGACATCCTCGCCTCCGCCGAGCTGGGCGAAGACGACCTCGGCTGCCCTGCGGCGTGGCCGCAGGATGCCGCCACACGTGACGAACTGGTGCGCGACGGCGCGCAGCCGGCCCGCATCCGGATGAACTGCTCGGGCAAGCATGCCGCAATGCTGCTGGCGTGCCGCCGGGCCGGCTGGGACACCGCGAGCTACCTCGACCCGCAGCATCCCCTGCAGGTGCAGATCCGTGAACTCGTCGAGCGCCTCACCGGCGCCCGCGTCGCCGCCACCGCCATCGACGGATGCGGCGCCCCGGTGCACGCGGTCTCGCTGGCCGGGCTGGCAAAGGCCATGCATCGCATCGCCACCTCGTCGTCTGCCTCGCCGTTCGCCCTGCACCGCAACGCCGGTGCGCTTGTGCAGGCGGTTCGCGAGAACCCGTGGGTCATCGCCGGACCCGGACGCCCCGACACCATCGTGATCGAACGGCTGGGCGTGTTCTCGAAGGGCGGCGCCGAGGGCGTGCACGTGATGAGTGCCCCCGACGGCACCACGGTGGCGCTGAAGATGCTCGACGGATCGAGCCGGGCCACCGCCGCCGTGTCGCTGCGACTGCTGCAGCTGGCCGGCGCGCTCGACCCCACAGACGTGTCGGAGACCCTGTCACAGCTACCGCTGGCCGTCACAGGCGGCGGACAGGACGTCGGCACGATCCGAGCTGCGTTCTAG